ACCAGCACTGAAGTTACTTTTTACTTCAAGTTCACTATAGTTTCTAGTGATATTCAACCAATAATCATTCAGTATCCCACAACCCATCACTTCAATTCTAAATGTGATCTCATCTTCCTCAAGCTTGAGTACAGGCACGTTTCATTTGTGCTTTTGGTCTACTCTATCTTACCCTACAATTTCCACACCCACTCTGTGAAAGAGCAGGCTCCCAGGGATACCTCCCATACTTTCTCCTGCCAAGCTCTTCCACTCGTTACTCCCACTCTCCCCTCCCAGGGATAGTTTTCCTTCATTGCTTTCTCCCTGAAGGTGGAGCAGGACCTGTAAACAGCTGAAACTTTGAATTCCACTTCTGGAGCTCatagccttttcttttcttttagtatCAGTGTCTTACCAGAGCACCACCACAATTCTAAGCAGCAAGCAGTGTACATGGAGCTTCTCTAAGCAGTCTTCCACCAGTCTTTGGTGGGCAGGCCTCATCTGAAAACAGGTCAGGTGTACTAACCACTATTAGAGGATTAAATGTCATGAAGATGTCCCTCAACAACAGACCAGATGAACCACAAAAAGTTCAGATCTGCTGCTTGAGATACTAAGAGTAATTTAAACTGCTcggtttatttttgttttattacaaATTTTTGACTGCTTATCCTGGTTTTAGGACAGCTAGATAAGCAGCTTATGACTGCATCAAGGAAATATTAGACTCCCATACTGTATCagattattaataattttatcacAATAAAGTTCAGACTCTTGCTGCATTGATAAACATTTCTATCTACATCATGCCATTTTTGTCACTTAGCCCACCCATCAAATCCCACTGTAGCTTGCCATTTGAAATTCCACCTTGAAACACAGAAGGTAAAGTCCTTAGAGGAACCTTTTTTGTTAATTAGCAACAACAAATCCAAAACAAGCAATTTTCCTGTAGAGCACCAGTGCATCTGTTCACGCAAACCTACTGTCAGTGGTTATTTAAGAAATGTTGAAAATGCTTCTCAAACTTTCTAAACGACTGTTTACTGAGTTGCTCCTGAACACACCAAAAGAATGTTACAAACCTTATGGTGATTGTACATTGAATTTCTTCAAACTCAGCAGCCTCCCAATACATAAGACTGGGGAAGGACTTTTTGCAACATCGtgtagtgacagggcaagggggaatggcttcaaactgaaaagggtagatttagattgggcattaggaagaaattctttactgtgagtgtAGTgatgcactggcacaggttgcccagagaagctgtggatgccccatccctggaagtgttcaaggccaggctggatggggtcTCTgtgcaacctggtctagtgggaggtgtgcctgcccacagcagggagggggTTGAATGAggtgatcttcaaggtcccttccaagagaaaccattctgtggttctgtgaatcCCCAGGGCAGAATGGTTCACACTTACCTTTCACTGATGCTATatgaaaacagataaaaagtAGGCTTTTCAAAGAGAAGCAACATAACATTAAGCACAGCACTACTACTACAACTGTCCTGCAATCCCCATCTTGAGATGTGAAAGTTCTGAAAGTGGTTCACAGTGAAGCCCTGCCATGAGAAGCAGCTGTGCAACTAGAGGTACAGAggcttgtgctgtgctgcagattaCTAACTTGGTACACTTGAGATATTCCACCCTCTactaaagtatttttaaactttttttttcaaaattagtcACTTTAAATGTTTAGGTTGTTTTAATCTAAAATTGAATAGGAACTGAAGGAAACGGTTGGTTTAACAAAACTAAAAtcttagaaaaattattaaatattttcagttacaGTTTGAAATAATAAATCCAACCATAATAGAGGAAATTCTGTTAAACTAATCAAATGGGGGTGTGGGGGAAGTATGGCTATGGTATAAACATGTTTATAACTCCCCTACCAAATTTGCTTGTACTTGACACCTAGCTTTCCATAAATCATTGAGCAACTGTTTAGGAAAATGGACTCAGGCCAATAAATCCACTTAAGATTTTATCCGTGATCTACAGATAAAGCTAATTCTTTGCAAAAATATAAATGGTAAGGAAGTAAATATCACGTACcaacaaaggagaaaaacatgaTATAGGAAGTTCTACTGCAAAGTACAGGCCATGTTTTAATACAAAGTAACATGAAACAGAACAATACCTTTTCTGCCAGGCTTCATTTCACCTTCTTGATCCATCCAATATTCTCTAATATCAATTAAGACTTTCCCTTTAAAGTCTCGAACACTGACATACCTCATTTTGCCAATCTGTCAAAACACATATAAAGGTCTTTTAGGTATTTTATGTATTAGAGCATTCACTTTCCCCAGCAGCATTAGACTCTTGACATGTGACACTGCAGCTTATTTTAGACACCACAGAAACAGCTAGATTAAAAGCTTAATTCAGAGTAGTCAGTAGGCTAATAAGTAATGACTTAAAACTGGCTGAGCAGGCAGTGCTCAATGCAAAAGTGGCCCTCCTAGAATAAAAATACCTGTATTCTTTACATGCTTGTTTCTTGCAAGTAATGAAtttactgttttctgaaaaaatgtatttcctttctttgcaaCAGTTCTAaacaaagaaggagaaagggagctCTACTCCCAAATCTACATTTTAGTCCATTCCACACGTACAGAAAGCAAATTAGATGTTCATGTGTGAtaccttcccttttttttcctttaacacaGTAAATACAGATGCAAATGAACGTTACCCACCAACTGTCCCATGCCCTCTCCCAAGTCCTCATAGGTACATCACTGTACCAGGTGTTCAAAAACAGTCTAATCTTTTAAGTTTACCAGCATATAGCACAGTATGAAATTGTGGAACTTGGATTTTGGAATGCCGTAGTTTTCAAACCAGTGTCGTAACTGAATTACATGGGCACctccttttttggggggggtggagTGGGGGGAAAGTTGGGGAAGCATCATACCACCAACTATGCAATACACTACATATTTTGGCTTATTCAAGATCTTTCcaaatatgattaaaaaaaaatctatttacaTAAATTCCAAGTACAAGGTGAATTTGAGAACCAGAAATTAGATAATTAAAACATAACCAAATACAGTTTCTTGCAATTCTAAGAAATCTTTAGAATTCTGTATGCACCTCCTGGATACATTTTATAATGAAAGAACAGATTCTaaagtaaacatttttaaaataaaatacttcttccTGGTAAAATGCTACCTTCCAATTTCAACTTCCTTTATCTCTGCATGTTCCATTTTGATATAATTTAAGGAGAGGCCAACACTTCTGGCACAAAAATTAGCATTAAGTCTGACCAGAAAGACTGAAGAACTCTCCAACCAACTACAATAATTCACAGATGTTTAAGTGTATTGCTCTTATTTCACAAAATAGATAGAAACATGAATACTTTGTTTGCTTAAAtaagtttttctccttctgcacaTGCTATATGACATctaaaattgatttaaaaacaaataggACATATTTAGATAACGTAAGTCTGAAGCACTTTTCCTAGTTCAAATCATCCTTTAAAATTAGTAAGACATTACTGTTTAGATGACAGTATTTTTAACTGATAAAATTAcacaacaattttaaaattcaaaaatagAAGTATAATATTATGGCAGCTTAGCTCTTTCAGACCAAACGTGGTACCATGCCCAAGTCCATCTGCACTCCTGGCAAAGAATATCCTAAATAGCCAACATGAAGAACATTTCTTAGTTTTACCCTTTACGCTCCAGTAACTTTTAAGGTCACCTCCAGGAAAAGCTTCAAGCAGTAGCACTCTGcggcacctttttttttccatggctaTTGAAGAATATTAGTGCCTTGCCAAGTAATTCCAGATTTGTCgtaagaaataaaatctaattCAATATAGCAGATCACAGCTGCAAATACAGTAAAAGGGTTTAGAATGCAATTTCAAGGGTAAGAAAGACTCTATGTCTTAATTCAATTCCAGTAAGGTGAGGGGCAATAATGTAAAGTTCACATTCATTCAATCATTAAGCCTTAGATGGAAGTATTTCTCTATGTAAATGCTGAAACCAAGTTAGATTTCACATCATGTCTAGATTTCAGCTTAATATTCTTATTAAATTTCAGATATTTAGTTGAACTCTATGCAAAAGTTGCCACtactaaaatttttaaataggCTTCTAAAGTACAGTTCAAACAAACATCTACAgttaaaaacacaccaaaaaaaatctaGATTTAACTAGTTAAGTAAATTGATGTTTCTTGATATTTAGCTACCTGTAACTCTGGTATAGGTTCATTTCTGAacaatttttcttcatgaagCTGCTGATAATCCTAAGAGTAATTTCACTGATGGAAGGTATTTTTGTATCTCCATAAGCAGAGCAGCATACCAAAAGTTGCTGTATTGGGAAGAATCAATTTTCTTCACGTTGGCTgatatggggctgtgttttggatttgtccTGAGCAGCGAtgataacacagagatgttttagttactgctgagcagagcttacacagagccaaggttgtttctgcttctcacactgCCACACTGGCAGGGAAGCTGGGGGTGCTTGGGGGATTGggaggaggcacagctgggagaggtgaccccaactgaccaaagggatgttccagaCCGGATGATACCGCGTTCAGTCTACAAAgtggagggaagaagaggaaagggggCATGTTTGGCATGATGACATTTGTCTTATcaagtcactgttacatgtgatgggccctgctctcctggagatggctgaactcctgcctgcccatgggaaatggggaattaactccttattttgctttgcttgcatgtgcAGCTCTTGCTTTCCCTaataaactgcctttatctcaaccctcgaattttccagcttttacccttccagttctctccccGATCCCACTGGTGGGGGTGTTGAGTGAGTGGCTgcctggggcttggctgctggctgggattaAACCACAAGTCATGACAATTTATAAGAGTACTTAGTGCAGTTCAGCCTTCACAGAGAAGTTCATAcactttttattaaatactaTACATCCTTACATTATACTACGCAATTGACTTACATAAATCAGAagacattaaaaacattatttccagGTTTCTGTTTCTTAGAATAAAAAGCACTCAACTGTGTCTCTGTTCATTTATAGATATGCAACTGATTTCCTGTGAGCTTCAGCAAGCACCTTCTTCATCCTTTTTCCTAAATCCAGTTTTTCTGGATTAAACACACAGTGCAAGCGTAAACAGCAACAAACCCTCTCTCTTCCCTAGCCAATAACCATATGTAAAGCATTCGAAAGAGCACAAGACTCCTGTAAATAGTGAGATCTGCAACAAAGCAAATTGCAAAATGCATTGGTGACCACCTAAGTTTCATAATTAGTGTGCTAAACCAATCACAGTTTCAGAGCATCATAAATTTATGCTGACCTTCTTTCACGAGCCTATGATAAAGACACTGATAAATTACACTGGAAAAATCAACAAACTTATTTCTCACTAGCTAAATACCAAATATGgtcaaaactcaaaaaaaataAGGGCTTGCAAGGTGGACAGAATACGGAGATAACTTCTGAAGTAACAATTTCAGTTAAATGCATGATCATGCAGTGCGGTTCTGCTCTGGGTAGTCATTAATGCATCCTGACAAACCTTATCCAAATCAGGCACAGGTTGATGATACGATTAGTCAAACTAACCAAAGCACATGGTGCAGAGCTCAGGTTGGCTTGAAGCCAGAGACAGGAATCTAATGCATCAAGGCTAAACCCTTCCACATGAACACAAATAATGCCTGTCCTTAGGGCCTCGAGTAATGCATCACATATGGGAGAAACATAAATTTCAGCATCCTAACAGCACACAGATCTGTTATCAAGCTGCAGGGTACACTAGGTTGGTTCCCTATAAAACCTAGTAAGGCCAAGACATGTAAACATATAAACCTTGTCTCTTATATTGAATGAATTCTCTTCTACTTACATTAGCACTATTCTTTGTAAGTAGTTGCCAAAAAACCATTACACCAACCAactcaaacaaaaatataaaatgtacatatttaagaaaatgctgaatCTTCTTAATACAACAGACACAATCAGCTCTATATTAAGGGAATCTGTATGCTTCAAGAACACAGCCTGAGGGTGTAGAACAAGAAGACTCTTGGTTTCACATCATTTGCAGCCACTCCCACACACAATATGGACACCATAGAACTTGTGACTATCCTATGAAGGCTTTACAACCTGATTTCCATCAGCTGAAGCCACACTTGTAAAGTTATACTGCAAAGCCACTTTCACATCAGAGATCATTTTACTGCCATGGGAGAGAAAGTCTCCAGAAAGGCGTTTCTAGTATCACTAAGAAGCCtagaacaaacaaaactgtATCTAAAAAATTAATGAGCCCTGGGTAGGGGGGCAGGAACCAGGAGTATCCTCAGACCTACTGTAGTTTTATTTCTATACTTAAACATCTGCATGTTAGTTACTGCACAGAAGTTACGTAGAGTACAAAAACAGACAACGCTATACATAACAATGAAtaatctaaaaaatattttattgtctATTACTTAAAAGACAGGCACAGACTGGGTAACGCTGATATTTTAGGTCAAGGTGATATTCAAAGATCTGTATTCTACTCAACACCAGAAGAACCCTGTTCTTATCTGAGTAATAGGAGTCCTCTACTGTCTGTTTTTAGTAACTTTTTATTATCTTAGGTCGAAAAGGTTTCAGGAAACCAGAGCATGcatactttcattttttatttgaaaaggtCTGGGTGTGCTTTTGCATCAGGGGAACActaaaaattttaagttttctcCAAGACTGGAATTTCTGAACTTACTAAAACCATAGCAACTGGAATTTCTGAACTTACTACAAACATAGCATTAAGTTTATACATAGTTCTTTATTACAAAGTTCTACCTGCAGTTCACCTTGTAAGCTGTAGAATTcactatttcatttttcctacaAGGTTCAAAGCATGCCCAAGCAGAACTAAAAATACTATAAACTTCCTTCAATACAGAAGTCCAAACATAGCATTCAAGTGAAGCTCTCCCTCCTGAACATAGGAGAAGTAAGAAttgagacattaaaaataactgcCCTGTATCACAATATCAGTTAAGCAGGTCTTCTCTCTAGAAGAGACTTTTCTTCCCCTGTATTACTTCACACAGCTACAGCCGAGAACCATTTCATTTACATTACTCTGTGCTTGGGTCATCTCATTAGGCACCTTTCCCACACCTTTTTACAAACTTGAGAATCAAAGCCTCAAGAATTTAAGTTCCTTTCCAGCCAGCTAGTCAGAGACCTGTAACAGATCTTGATCCACACCCCCAATACAGCTAATTCTGAGCTGTGTATCAGCTCTCTCAGCACACACTGCTACTGCCTCAGCTAACCCCGGGAACTGCAATACCCTGAATTCACAAATGCATCTTTCCACTGAAAAACAGACATTCATCCCATCTTAAAAACAGGGCAATACCACAAGTTACTATCTTTATGGATGTTCAGTGATAAAACCCTACATCATAACATAAAGGAACAAACAAAACTTATTCCAAGATGCTGTCATAATACAGGAGGCCAAACTGCCCTTGACCTAGTTAAATAGGAACAAAGAGTCCACACTTTGGTTTccaagaacatttttttcaggagccctaattaaaaaaacatttccatgtaGAGACAAACCTGATCTAATATTTAAAGTATACTGATGGTAAGTGCTGTATTTACTGACAAAATGACTACCCAGAGCTACCAGGAACAAAGTCATGAGAATTCGATCAATTGATACCACTCACATTCTTTTACTCTGTTGAAATCTGACCATGCTTTTCTGAGCATCTCATCTAAATGCCAGCATCATAACCCCTTCCAGAGATTCAGGAGGCCAAGCACTACACTGTTAAGAAATTCACATCACCTCGTAAAATTTATGCAGCATATGATGTAACATGTTACCTTAACCACGTTTTATGAGTCATCAATTTTACCTGAAACATATTCTCATCTCTGTTACCACTTTGCTTAGAAGAAGCTGCACCTTTTGAACTTTCACCagtcttttgtttctttacagTTTTTTCTGGAGTTACTTGCTTTTTCCGCTTTGCCTtggagcaaaataaaaaaagaagagcatgAGCCACAATCACTCTGTACGCTACAGGTAAGTTTACATTATATGTCACAGACTACTACCAAGCAATGCACTTTTCCACCTTCTTGCTGTGAAGGCAGGAATCTAACACTGTACATTTAGACTGGAGttttaaaaacttcaaaatgaGCCTGATTCTGTTCTCAGTGAAGTTTACCATAATACTTTGGCATTAAAGAGAATTTAATCAgatcaaaatacatttcaaaaatCCTTCTCTTTCTGCACAGTAACACTGTCAGTTCAGTAGTTTTACGAAAAACTTTAAGTCTGATGGAAATGGCATCTTCTTTTCCACTAAACGGACCAAAAAGTACAGAACAGCTTGCAACAcctccaaaaaaagaaaaaaaccgTAGATAAGATAATGAATGAAGGATCTGGAAACCACCTCTATCAGacaattgttttttt
This sequence is a window from Corvus moneduloides isolate bCorMon1 chromosome Z, bCorMon1.pri, whole genome shotgun sequence. Protein-coding genes within it:
- the SUB1 gene encoding activated RNA polymerase II transcriptional coactivator p15 isoform X2, whose amino-acid sequence is MPKSKELVSSSSSASDSDSEVDKKAKRKKQVTPEKTVKKQKTGESSKGAASSKQSGNRDENMFQIGKMRYVSVRDFKGKVLIDIREYWMDQEGEMKPGRKGISLNPEQWNQLKEQISDIDDAVRKL